A single genomic interval of Persephonella atlantica harbors:
- a CDS encoding YggT family protein, translated as MFILANLIEAVARILDIALTIYMWIVIVSALLSWVNPDPHNPIVRFLRNATEPVYRKIRKFIPTYFGGIDIAPLIVLFIIMFLQYFLVPSLHELAVRLRY; from the coding sequence ATGTTTATACTTGCAAACCTGATAGAGGCGGTGGCCAGAATTCTGGACATCGCCCTTACCATTTATATGTGGATTGTTATAGTATCAGCACTTCTGTCGTGGGTTAATCCTGACCCCCACAATCCTATTGTAAGATTTCTCAGAAATGCTACAGAGCCAGTTTACAGAAAAATAAGGAAGTTTATTCCTACCTATTTTGGAGGTATAGACATAGCACCTCTGATTGTTCTGTTTATTATAATGTTTCTCCAGTACTTCCTTGTTCCATCACTCCATGAGCTTGCAGTTCGGCTCAGATACTGA
- the truD gene encoding tRNA pseudouridine(13) synthase TruD: MDLEKHIKQKPSDFVVEEVIPFSPRKDGQFQLFLLKKSSLSTLQVVRFLSKLLKIKPSDIGFAGLKDRFAVTTQYITVPSDVNIPDKLCFINKGGKWLKAESIDFGREQGFCMERVGFTDQKLQLGDNSGNRFVIKIRNIHKEQRKIFYHNLEIVKKYGCANYFGEQRFGSVKGRNDFIFLYLLKGDVEKALKTYFSIKGSLKHWGNWELFYRDLRGNLEDYEKDLILGLKRGLSFEKAIRILPKNVRLMFNFAFQSFLWNEYLRRYIESKYPFKRVNFIHSWKLSFYIEVYDIEYLKNLEIPYTGREYSVNDKLFKEIIREIIDKFGIKEKDFGKEVAGIKVLTDGLRKAVFFPQDFKIVGKTKDSITVSFFLPAGSYATILLRNLLS, translated from the coding sequence ATGGATTTAGAAAAACATATAAAACAGAAGCCTTCAGATTTTGTTGTTGAAGAGGTTATTCCCTTTTCTCCCAGAAAAGATGGTCAGTTTCAGCTTTTTTTGCTGAAAAAAAGCAGTCTCTCAACCCTTCAGGTTGTAAGATTTTTGTCTAAATTACTCAAAATAAAGCCGTCAGATATTGGTTTTGCAGGTTTAAAAGACCGATTTGCCGTTACTACCCAGTATATTACAGTTCCTTCAGATGTTAACATCCCTGATAAGCTATGTTTTATCAATAAGGGAGGAAAATGGTTAAAAGCAGAAAGTATTGATTTTGGCAGAGAGCAGGGTTTTTGTATGGAAAGGGTAGGTTTCACTGATCAAAAACTACAGCTTGGGGATAACAGTGGAAACAGATTTGTCATAAAGATAAGGAATATACATAAAGAGCAGAGGAAAATTTTTTACCACAATCTTGAGATTGTAAAAAAATACGGCTGTGCCAACTATTTTGGTGAGCAGAGATTTGGAAGTGTAAAGGGAAGAAACGATTTTATCTTTCTTTATTTGCTTAAAGGAGATGTTGAAAAAGCTTTAAAAACATACTTTTCAATAAAGGGAAGTCTGAAACACTGGGGAAACTGGGAGCTTTTTTACAGAGACTTAAGGGGGAATTTGGAGGATTATGAAAAAGACCTTATTTTAGGCTTAAAGAGGGGACTTTCCTTTGAGAAGGCTATCAGGATACTTCCCAAAAATGTCAGACTGATGTTTAATTTTGCATTCCAGTCTTTTTTGTGGAATGAGTATCTGAGGAGGTACATAGAAAGTAAGTATCCTTTTAAAAGGGTTAACTTTATCCACAGCTGGAAGCTGAGCTTTTATATTGAGGTTTATGACATTGAGTATCTGAAAAATTTAGAGATTCCTTATACAGGAAGAGAGTATTCTGTAAATGATAAATTGTTTAAAGAGATTATAAGAGAGATTATAGATAAGTTTGGTATAAAAGAGAAGGATTTTGGAAAGGAAGTGGCAGGTATTAAGGTGTTGACAGATGGTTTAAGAAAAGCTGTATTTTTCCCACAGGATTTCAAGATAGTTGGAAAGACAAAAGATTCAATTACTGTCAGTTTCTTCCTGCCTGCTGGCAGTTATGCTACTATCCTTTTGAGAAATCTTCTCAGCTGA
- a CDS encoding branched-chain amino acid transaminase, with product MEYVYFEGKIVPEEQAKISIKTNSLHYGTAIFEGIRAYYDRETDTMWGLFFKEHYERLFQNMKVLNMKIDETIDDLIQITKDLIKINNIKSDIYIRPLVYFADLKISPKLIDYTAKITIYTYPLGDYIDINNGIKAIVSSWTRLNDNMIPPRLKVAGAYVNSAFSKTEAILAGADEAIVLNKNGYVSEGSAENIFIVRNGRLITPPVSDDILEGITRNAIITIAKDLGYEVQERHISRTELYVADEVFFCGTGAQVSPVVEIDHRKIGDGKPGKITKEIQAVYFDAVRGRIEKYRDWVIPIE from the coding sequence ATGGAATACGTCTATTTTGAAGGCAAAATAGTTCCTGAAGAGCAGGCAAAAATCAGCATAAAAACAAACTCCCTTCACTATGGAACAGCTATCTTTGAAGGTATAAGGGCTTACTACGACAGAGAAACAGACACAATGTGGGGTCTGTTTTTTAAGGAGCATTACGAAAGACTGTTTCAGAACATGAAAGTCCTCAACATGAAGATTGACGAAACAATAGACGACCTTATCCAGATAACAAAAGACCTGATAAAGATAAACAACATAAAGTCTGACATATACATAAGACCTCTCGTTTATTTTGCAGACCTTAAAATCAGTCCAAAGCTGATAGATTACACAGCAAAGATAACAATATACACATATCCTTTAGGAGATTATATAGATATCAACAACGGTATAAAAGCCATCGTTTCCTCATGGACGAGACTCAATGACAACATGATTCCCCCAAGGCTTAAAGTAGCAGGAGCATATGTTAATAGTGCTTTCTCAAAAACAGAGGCAATATTAGCTGGAGCTGATGAAGCTATCGTTCTGAACAAAAATGGTTACGTTTCTGAAGGCTCAGCAGAAAATATATTTATAGTTAGAAACGGCAGACTGATAACACCTCCTGTCAGTGATGACATATTAGAGGGCATCACAAGAAATGCAATAATAACCATAGCAAAAGATTTAGGATACGAAGTGCAGGAAAGGCATATATCAAGAACAGAGCTTTATGTGGCTGACGAAGTATTCTTCTGCGGAACAGGAGCACAGGTTTCACCTGTTGTGGAAATAGACCACAGAAAGATAGGGGACGGTAAACCGGGCAAAATAACAAAAGAGATACAAGCTGTATATTTTGATGCAGTAAGAGGCAGGATAGAAAAATACAGAGACTGGGTTATACCTATTGAGTGA
- a CDS encoding DUF4105 domain-containing protein: MKSLKRYKKSLKAGFFACLLFIHNALSYDLETLSHNPKWLKLLHFKNGKSEIDDPKFFLSKEGKTNPYKELVATIQAFLESKERGDNHPICKFPARFQFLDSLLKLKSKLSFFPECKELNKFLREINPQKISIIFSDYYINSPASMYGHTFLRIDPPFKSPLLGYAVNYAANADAKEGLMYYIKGLTGGYKGFYSIFPYYKKIFEYANLESRNLWEYSLNLKPEEVRFITLHIWEIKDHYSYYYFFDKNCSYQILYLIDIVHPEYNLTEHFNLWTIPVDTIRVLKEKGLIINLHFRPSATTLISEFIKGNPDINKNDISMAQKIARFEINIKNFLKEKSISTVKKAKILELSKNLFLYFSIKEKLPQKVYKKRLLKLLSARSKIPVKIPIKVKKPYPPEYGHKPAKISFEAGSENGKKFISTTVRTAYHQLEDRDTGFLKGSEIMFPAITLKNFPDRNKTVIDNITFIKIISISPRNIIFKPTSWLVNFSYQRDWINKQKKPFINFETGFGLGYESHFLYYIGISSGAQINLYNSKNSRLISGIKFISIYSGRKIKHIFSIYPRLLFYTNNITKSVKFNYKSSFFISQNTSVTASLNYVILGGRNFYQFAFSTNRFF; encoded by the coding sequence TAAATTTTTTCTATCAAAGGAAGGGAAAACAAATCCTTATAAAGAATTAGTTGCTACTATTCAGGCTTTTTTAGAGTCTAAAGAAAGGGGAGATAATCATCCTATATGCAAATTCCCAGCAAGATTTCAGTTTTTAGACAGTCTGTTAAAGCTTAAAAGCAAACTAAGTTTTTTTCCTGAATGCAAAGAGCTTAACAAATTCCTGAGAGAGATAAATCCCCAAAAAATTTCTATTATTTTTTCTGATTATTACATAAACAGTCCTGCTTCTATGTATGGACATACGTTTCTCCGAATAGACCCTCCATTTAAAAGCCCTTTATTAGGATATGCTGTTAACTATGCTGCAAATGCAGATGCAAAAGAAGGATTAATGTATTACATAAAAGGTTTAACAGGGGGATATAAAGGTTTTTATTCCATATTTCCTTATTACAAAAAAATATTTGAATACGCAAACTTAGAAAGTAGAAATCTGTGGGAATACTCCCTAAATTTAAAACCAGAAGAAGTTAGATTCATCACCTTACACATATGGGAAATAAAAGACCACTACTCCTATTACTACTTTTTTGACAAAAACTGCTCATACCAGATTCTGTATCTTATAGACATCGTTCATCCTGAATATAACCTCACAGAACACTTTAACTTATGGACTATACCAGTAGACACTATCAGAGTGTTAAAAGAAAAAGGGCTAATAATCAACCTACATTTCAGGCCTTCGGCAACTACATTAATTTCTGAATTTATAAAAGGTAATCCAGATATAAACAAAAATGACATAAGTATGGCTCAAAAAATAGCCAGATTTGAGATAAACATAAAGAATTTCCTCAAGGAGAAAAGTATCAGCACAGTTAAAAAAGCTAAAATCCTTGAACTGTCTAAAAATCTTTTCCTTTATTTCTCAATAAAAGAAAAACTTCCTCAAAAAGTGTATAAAAAAAGATTACTTAAACTTTTATCGGCAAGAAGTAAAATTCCTGTCAAAATTCCTATTAAAGTAAAAAAACCTTATCCCCCAGAATATGGACACAAGCCTGCAAAAATATCATTTGAAGCAGGTTCTGAAAATGGGAAAAAATTTATCTCAACTACTGTCAGAACAGCCTACCACCAACTTGAAGATAGAGACACAGGTTTCCTGAAGGGTTCTGAGATAATGTTTCCTGCTATAACATTAAAAAACTTTCCTGACAGAAATAAAACAGTTATAGATAACATCACCTTCATTAAAATCATTTCTATATCCCCAAGAAACATAATTTTCAAACCAACATCATGGTTAGTTAATTTTTCTTACCAGAGGGACTGGATAAATAAACAGAAAAAACCTTTTATCAATTTTGAAACAGGATTTGGACTGGGATATGAAAGCCATTTCCTTTATTACATAGGAATTTCTTCAGGAGCACAGATTAATCTCTATAATTCTAAAAATTCCCGGTTGATTTCTGGGATAAAATTCATATCTATTTACTCTGGTAGAAAAATTAAACATATCTTTTCTATCTATCCAAGGCTATTATTCTATACAAATAACATAACAAAATCTGTAAAGTTTAATTACAAATCCAGCTTTTTCATTTCTCAGAATACATCAGTTACAGCATCGCTTAACTATGTAATCCTCGGTGGTAGAAATTTTTATCAGTTTGCTTTTTCAACAAATCGTTTCTTTTAA
- the rplQ gene encoding 50S ribosomal protein L17 codes for MRHRVKTKSFHRKKEHREAMFVNLAVSLIEHGRIETTLPKAKALRPFVEKLVTLAKKETIAARRLLNARLRNNRKAATKLFKDIAPLFKEVNGGYTRIYKLDKRRKGDDAQMAIIEFVKFPEKEE; via the coding sequence ATGAGACACAGAGTAAAAACAAAGAGTTTCCACAGGAAAAAAGAACACAGAGAGGCGATGTTTGTTAATTTAGCAGTTTCTCTGATTGAGCATGGAAGAATAGAAACAACTCTCCCAAAAGCCAAAGCCCTCAGACCATTTGTTGAAAAGTTAGTAACCCTTGCAAAAAAGGAGACAATAGCTGCAAGAAGGCTTCTCAATGCAAGACTGAGGAATAACAGAAAAGCAGCAACAAAACTGTTTAAGGATATTGCTCCCCTCTTCAAAGAAGTAAACGGAGGATACACAAGAATATACAAGTTAGATAAGAGAAGAAAAGGGGATGATGCTCAGATGGCAATTATTGAGTTTGTAAAATTCCCTGAAAAAGAAGAGTGA